The following proteins come from a genomic window of Williamwhitmania taraxaci:
- a CDS encoding helix-turn-helix domain-containing protein, giving the protein MAHINQEQRYVITLMLQQGKLQKEIALFINRSPSVISREIRRNRDAKTGIYESN; this is encoded by the coding sequence CATCAACCAAGAGCAAAGGTATGTAATTACCCTCATGCTACAGCAAGGCAAGCTACAAAAAGAAATAGCCCTGTTTATCAACCGAAGCCCTTCCGTGATATCCCGGGAGATTCGCAGGAACAGGGATGCCAAAACGGGCATTTACGAGAGCAACG